The genomic DNA CCCATCAAGTTATTTTATTCAGCTGAAGTTTCTATAATATCAATCTCTCTATCATCACATGGTGCATCATAGAAAGCATCTCTTTTTTTCATATATTTCCCAGTCCATATAAAAAGAAGAGTAAATATAATAATTGGTATAAATACCATTATTCCACCATTCATAAAATCAGCAGCTTTTATTAGAGCCCATCTAAGCTCTGGACCCTCTATCCCATAGAAAGTCAGAAGCTGACCTGCTGGAACATCTAAAGTTCTCTGCTCTATTGCCAATTTTGTAATAATAGGAGCAAAATATGAAGATACTACAAGGTATATTGGAGTAGTTATCACCTGCATTATAAACATTCTTACAATATTTCCTCTTGTTACTAAAAGTGCAGGTACTGTAGCTCCTATATTTATAATTGCTGCCAGTGGAAGTACGCTGTTTATTCCAAATTTTGCAAGAATTATAGCTAAAATCAGCTCAACTGGAACTATTAAAATAGATACTACCCAAAGCTCTGTTCTCCCACCTAGCACTGACCAGTCAACACCTATATAGAAATTTCTTCCCTTATATTTATTTCTCATAAAATCCCCAGCAGCTTCTGCAATAGGTCCTAATGCTTCTATAAAGAAGTTTGCAACTATTGGAAAAAGAACTAAGGCTGCAGCTATTCCCACTCCTGTCTGAAGTATTGTCTTTACACTGCATCTACCAAGTGCTGCAATTAGTACTCCTACTAAAAATCCCATTACACTATTTTCTCCAAAAATTCCAATCTTTTCTTTAAGCTTTTCAGCATCTATGTTAATACTATTTATTCCTGGTATATAGTCAAGAAGCTTGTTGATTGGTGCCAGTATCACACACTCAAGATTCATTACATGAGCACATGTTACATTTGGTATTCTAGACATTCCACTTATAGATTTTTCCATCATATCAGCACATTTAAGTTCAAATACAACCTGTACCGCTGCCATAATAAGAGCTACTGGTATGCTTCCTGTAAGAGATACCACTAAAGTTGCTGTAAATATTTTTCCCCATACATTCCACATATCCACATTCAGGCAGTTGGTCCATCCAAAAGCAAGCATTAAGATATTAAGCCCTATCTGAATAGGAAATATTAGAAGAGCATATGGCCATGCCCATGAAATAGATGCCACTGGAGACCACCCAACGTCTACAGTTTTCAAAGCAATTCCTGTGTTTTTTACAAAAGCTGATGCTGCTGGACTTATTGTTGTAAACATAAATCCCAACACTACATTTATAGCAACAAAGGCTATTCCCAAAGTAAGTCCGCATATTATAGCCCTTTTAGGTTTCATCTTAACTCCTAAACCTATAGCTATCATAATAATTGGTAAAAATACTGCAGCTCCTAAATCCAATATATAACGTATAACTTCTCCCATTAAATTATTCCTCCCATTTGAAATTTCATCTCCCATACAATTCTGCTCTTTCTATAAAGATACCCCAATATCTTTACAGTTACAATGATAAACCAGAATTTTTCTATTTATATACAGATACCTTCCAAATGAGTTATCTATCATCAACTATTTTAAAAAACTCAGTATTTTCAATGACAGTTATCTTATCCATTCCCGCTCCTTTCCTCTATTTGCACTTAAAATCACCCTCATTTTAAGTGTAAAACTCTTGTTTTTATTATTGTGCAATCGTTTACACAAAGTTCTACCTGTCTATACTAAACTACAATCTGTTATTTGTCAATACTGAATGTCTTAAAAAAACATAAAATATTAATCTTATTTTTAAACAAAATACAAAAAATAAAAAAACAGCTTTTTCAAGCTGTTATCCTCTTTATTGGAGGCGACGATCAGATTCGAACTGATGGTGGAGATTTTGCAGACCTCTGCCTTACCACTTGGCGACGTCGCCATATCTATTTAATTAAGTTTCAAGTGGTGCCCAAAAGCGGAATCGAACCACTGACACGGGGATTTTCAGTCCCCTGCTCTACCGACTGAGCTATCTGGGCATTTGAAAATGGCGGGAGTGACGAGGATCGAACTCGCGACCTCATGCGTGACAGGCATGCGCTCTAACCAAACTGAGCTACACCCCCATTTATGGTGGTCGCAATAGGACTTGAACCTATGACCCCCTGCTTGTAAGGCAGGTGCTCTCCCAACTGAGCTATGCGACCGTGTTATTTAACCGTGCTTGATTATAATACCTTATTTTAAAGAATAAATCAATTTAGAATAAATACGATTATATTAATTTATACTGAATTATACACTATAATATCGTTTTTTCTCCTATTTAGTAAGAAATTCTTTCTAGTGAAGAAAAGGAGCAAGTTTTACACTCGCTCCATCCTTAATTTTATTAGATTTATCAAATATTTACGAAAAAATTAATAAAAAATAATTTCATATTTATTGGAGCTTTCATCATTCCTTTTAGCTCCAATCTCTCCTCTAAACCTTGAATATCTCCTAAAAGCTCAACAGTATAACTTATAATTTCTCTTAAAAGATTTCTATCTGAGGTTCCTTTTACTATCTCTTCTGCAAAATATATTTTGTCCAAATCATCAATATAGCTTCTATTATTTACAAAATCCCTAAGAGCTTTGTAAATATCAATTTTAGATTCAAACTCCTGAGTATCACTGTAATTTTGTATAGCTGCTCTTATATCCAGATATGAGTAACCTTCTAAAAGATCAGGTTGAAGCTCTTTATAAGTTTTTAAATCATCGTTATTTCCTCTGAAAAATTCATAGGCAAATTGATCTACTCCTAGCTCTTCAGCTGTTCTTCTTTTTATTTTTACCATTATACTTCTGGATTTTATAGTTGGAAGTATATTTAGATTGGTATTTAAAAGAATGAAAAAACTTCCCTGATTAGGTTCCTCTATAATTTTTAAAAGAGCATTTCCAGCCTCTTTTTTCATTTTACTGATATCTTTTATTATAAATATCTTTCTTTTTCCCTCATAAGCGCTTGAAGATGAGGTATAACCAAGATTACGCACTTCATCCACTGTTATACCATCAGGATTGTCTAAAACCTCTAAATCGCCATATGAGAGGTTATCTATCCTTCTGCATATATTACAACTGTCACAAAAATCTCCATCTATACTTTCACAGCACAGCCCTTTTGCAAAATAAAGAGCAAATTCCATAAGAAGACTCATATCACTTCCATAGAAAAGATATGTCCCTGAGTTTTTATCTCTTTTCAGCTCATTTATAAAAAACTCTTTTACTTCTTCATTGGAAATAATATCTTTTATCATTATCTTTCAGCCTTTTCTATCTGTCTTAATACTTTTAGTTGATCAAGGGCAAGTCCTGCTCCTCTAACAACACTTTCCAATGGATTTTCAGCAAGCTTAACCTGAAGATGTGTCTGACCTGCTATCATTTCAGGGAAGTTTCTTATAAGTGATCCTCCACCTGCCATTATCATACCTTTATCTATAATATCTGATGCTAATTCTGGTGGAGTCTGCTCAAGAACATATTTTACACACTCAACTATCTCCATAAGTGAATCCTGAATAGCCTCTCTTACCTCTTCAGAACTTATTTCAACTGTCTTAGGAAGTCCCATGATAAGGTCTCTACCTTTAATTATCATCTTTTCCTCTTCTTCAAGTGGAAGTGCTGTTCCTATTTTTATCTTAATCTCTTCAGCAGTTTTATCTCCTATTAAAAGGTTATGTGTCTTTTTAACATATTTAACAATATCTGCGTCAAAGTTATTTCCTGCAGTTCTTATTGTCTTACTTATAACTGTTCCTCCAAGTGAGATTACAGCTACGTCAGTAGATCCTCCACCGATATCTATTATCATATTTCCTTCAGGAACTGAGATATCCATTCCAGAACCTAATGCTGCAGCTCTTGCCTCTTCAATAAGGTATGCTCTTTTTGCTCCTGCTGATATAGCTGCTTCTAATACAGCTCTTTTTTCTACTCCTGTTACATCAATAGGTACACATATCATTATTTCAGGCATAAAGAAACTATAGCTTCCAAATACTTTTCTAATGAAATATTTAATCATTGCTTCAGTTACATCGTAGTCAGCAATAACTCCTTCACTTAAAGGTTTTACTGCCACTATAGAATCTGGAGTCTTACCTAGCATCTCCTTAGCTTCATTTCCTACTGCAAGTATCTTTCTGCTCTCTTTTTCAACTGCAACAACAGATGGTTCGTTTAAAACTATTCTTCTGTGTTTTTTACTATATACCAGGGTATTTGCTGTCCCTAGGTCAATCCCTAAACTTCTGTTAAATCCAATACTTGGGAACTTAAACTTCATCTTTCCTCTCCTCCACACATAGTAATACTGTCTTCTCAATGAGATCCTGTCTGCCATCTATATAGAATCCAGCTATTAGCGATTCAAAAGCTGTAGCTTCTCTATACTCCTGCACACTGCATGACCTTGGAAAACTTTTGATATTTCCATTTTTAGATCTGTTTCCCAGCATCTGGTATTTTTCTTCCAGAGTTGGAAATATAACTCTATATAACTCACTCTGTTTTTTGGCATTTACGCACTCTTTTACCCTCTTATTCAAGTTACG from Fusobacterium sp. DD2 includes the following:
- a CDS encoding ribonuclease III domain-containing protein produces the protein MDNVDLRETNGVVLAYLGDAVWELELRKYWISKGLNLRNLNKRVKECVNAKKQSELYRVIFPTLEEKYQMLGNRSKNGNIKSFPRSCSVQEYREATAFESLIAGFYIDGRQDLIEKTVLLCVEERKDEV
- a CDS encoding ATPase, producing the protein MIKDIISNEEVKEFFINELKRDKNSGTYLFYGSDMSLLMEFALYFAKGLCCESIDGDFCDSCNICRRIDNLSYGDLEVLDNPDGITVDEVRNLGYTSSSSAYEGKRKIFIIKDISKMKKEAGNALLKIIEEPNQGSFFILLNTNLNILPTIKSRSIMVKIKRRTAEELGVDQFAYEFFRGNNDDLKTYKELQPDLLEGYSYLDIRAAIQNYSDTQEFESKIDIYKALRDFVNNRSYIDDLDKIYFAEEIVKGTSDRNLLREIISYTVELLGDIQGLEERLELKGMMKAPINMKLFFINFFVNI
- a CDS encoding rod shape-determining protein, translating into MKFKFPSIGFNRSLGIDLGTANTLVYSKKHRRIVLNEPSVVAVEKESRKILAVGNEAKEMLGKTPDSIVAVKPLSEGVIADYDVTEAMIKYFIRKVFGSYSFFMPEIMICVPIDVTGVEKRAVLEAAISAGAKRAYLIEEARAAALGSGMDISVPEGNMIIDIGGGSTDVAVISLGGTVISKTIRTAGNNFDADIVKYVKKTHNLLIGDKTAEEIKIKIGTALPLEEEEKMIIKGRDLIMGLPKTVEISSEEVREAIQDSLMEIVECVKYVLEQTPPELASDIIDKGMIMAGGGSLIRNFPEMIAGQTHLQVKLAENPLESVVRGAGLALDQLKVLRQIEKAER
- a CDS encoding PTS transporter subunit IIC — translated: MGEVIRYILDLGAAVFLPIIMIAIGLGVKMKPKRAIICGLTLGIAFVAINVVLGFMFTTISPAASAFVKNTGIALKTVDVGWSPVASISWAWPYALLIFPIQIGLNILMLAFGWTNCLNVDMWNVWGKIFTATLVVSLTGSIPVALIMAAVQVVFELKCADMMEKSISGMSRIPNVTCAHVMNLECVILAPINKLLDYIPGINSINIDAEKLKEKIGIFGENSVMGFLVGVLIAALGRCSVKTILQTGVGIAAALVLFPIVANFFIEALGPIAEAAGDFMRNKYKGRNFYIGVDWSVLGGRTELWVVSILIVPVELILAIILAKFGINSVLPLAAIINIGATVPALLVTRGNIVRMFIMQVITTPIYLVVSSYFAPIITKLAIEQRTLDVPAGQLLTFYGIEGPELRWALIKAADFMNGGIMVFIPIIIFTLLFIWTGKYMKKRDAFYDAPCDDREIDIIETSAE